TACCTGACACGCGCCCATAGACGAATTCAAAGTCCTTGGGCCCGAGATGCTTGTGGCTTTTCGAAAGCGCCTTGTAGGACGCCGCGCGGATCATTTCGATCATGGTGCCTACGCCGCCATCCGTTGCCCGTACAAACCGGCCCAAGAAGTCATCCGTCAGGAGCTCTGGGGCAAGTTTCAAGCCGCAGTGATCGGACGCGATATCAGAAAGGATCTTGACGATCGCGACCTGGTCCGCGGGAAAGCCGTACTTTTCGAAACGCATCACCAAGGATCGATTTGCCAGCTGTTGATCGCCCGTAAACAGAGTTGCGAGCTCGGGGACGCCGCTTACGATCATATGCAGGGGCCATTCAGGGATCGAAAGCAAGCTCTTGAAGCGATCTTGAAGTCCCCTTACCGCGGCCTCGGAATTGCTCTTCATAAGATGCTGCGCCTCATCGAGGTGCAACAGGATGGTGCCCCGCAGCCGGAGTTGCTTCTTGAGCGTGCTGTAGAGATCGTCCTCATTTGAAGCGCGGTTTGCGGGCAAGCCCAGTTGTTGGAAGATAT
The nucleotide sequence above comes from Ensifer adhaerens. Encoded proteins:
- a CDS encoding ATP-binding protein, which codes for MNSQGADLRGLRVRENQRYVSSNRSDSLRTRIEEFWEHAQDCLAGGGSRRRLFAVIGESGSGKTTSINHVLNSFEAFKPYRNEFNELMMPFIGLEVDRACTTKDLAIHIFQQLGLPANRASNEDDLYSTLKKQLRLRGTILLHLDEAQHLMKSNSEAAVRGLQDRFKSLLSIPEWPLHMIVSGVPELATLFTGDQQLANRSLVMRFEKYGFPADQVAIVKILSDIASDHCGLKLAPELLTDDFLGRFVRATDGGVGTMIEMIRAASYKALSKSHKHLGPKDFEFVYGRVSGSLVAENIMTAESWVNLERKNALIDLVPAAKRVRSKKVEK